The Fodinibius saliphilus genomic interval CAGTTCTATTTCTCCATGCATGATGGACACCAAATGACAAAATAGAATTAACCCTATCATAATCATCGGCGATATCGGCGAACATATTGCGAACTTTTTCGCTCATAAAATCTCAATAATTTCTTGTTAATGCTGTTTATAAAAAATCAGTTTATTATCCTTTCTTCTCGCTATCGTTTTCAAGGTGCGCAGTACGATTCAGATAAATCGGTTTAAAAACGCTGCCGTTCCATTTCAGATGATATAAGGCCCCATTGGTATGTGGCACCTTGTGCATCCCTGTGAGCCCATATTGCAACCAGTGCGACACCAATATTCTTATTAATCGGCCGTGCAAAATGAATAACAAGTTATTTCCCTGCTGCTCATTCATAATTTTTTCGATCCGTTCTGTCGCTCGGCGTAGCACCATTTCCGGGCTTTCGGCCTGTTCATAGGCAAATGCAGTATCTCCAGCTTTCCATTTATTGTGTAACTCTTCGAGCTTCGATTCTATTTCAGATATCGGACGCCCTTCCAAGGGGCCGAAATCCATCTCATCGAGATCTGCGTAAGATTTCGGTTTTAAATCGTGGATATCACCTACTACCTGTGCGGTCTCAAAAGATCGTTTTAAACTACTACTAAACAACTGATGTAGTTTTATATTCTCAAAACAGGTAGCAATAGCACGGGCCTGCCGGTGACCGGTATCATTAAGTGAAGCGTCGATACCGCGTCCTTGGATCTGGTTTAATCGATTATATTCTGTTTGACCGTGCCTAGCGAGATAAATATTTGTCAAAGCCAATGCTATTATTTTTTTCCTTTTCTACTACTGGCCAAATCTACAAATTTTTGCTCCATCCCACGCACCTTATCCGGCGCCATATTGTAGTGCATAGCATATTTCGTTAGAATCATCTTAAATACACGATCATTAAGTGAAAGCTCTTTCTGAGTACTCCGGTCTAATTTATCCCATAACATTTTCAGGAGCCCCAGCTTCATCAGGAAAAAGAATACAAGCCCTGTCCCAGCTGCTAAATATTGCCCATCCATTCCTAAAAAACTAATTACTACTAAAGAAGTAACCAACAGATAGCCATCAGTATTCATCAGTTTCAGTACTTTGCCCAAGTAGACCGTTACAAATCCACTTTTGGAACGGTACCAGAAGAAGTGAAATGCAACAGCGATAGAGACAGCAAGTATCGGATGAACAAATAGTAGTAATCCCAACAAAAGGCTCAGTGATAAACTATCGGCACTGCGCACCCATGCAATTGCTTCTTCTACCAATTTATCAAGTGGGCGCTTCTCCAATAAACCGGGTACGAAATCCTCAATGTATTCCGAGGTTGTATGGAACCAGTCACCGGTACGGGTTACAATCCCTAATTGGGTTTCAATAAATATATCGTTAGAACGCGGACTGTAATTTTTCATAGGCCTCAAAATATCCTTCTTTTTGCAGAAAATGAATTTTTCTAACATGGAAAATTAAGCCTGGGCTACAGTAAGAATAATAACACTTTGCGCCCCTGCCTCCTGAACAGTTTTACTAAGTTCAAAAGTGGTTGCCCCAGTGGTAAAAACATCATCAATAATTACTACAATCTTATTTTTAACCGCAGAACAATTTTTAACTTCAAAAGCCCCCGCCATATTTTGTAACCGCTGATCCAGTGAGAAGCCCGTTTGCGTACGGGTATTTTTGTGGCGAATAACATCACCTCTATTACAAATCGGTATATCACGATATCCCTCACAAAATCCTTTTGCAATTTTAAATGCTTGATTAAATCCACGATAGCGGTATTTTAGATAATGCAGGGGAACCGGCAACAACTGTACTTCTTGTGCCATCAATAAATTATTGAGATCGGTGTTTCGGGCTACTCGTTCTCCCAGCTTGCCTCCCAAATCGCTACCAATGGTAGTAAGGCGATGGTATTTAAGCTGATGTAACAGATGCTGGAGTACACCTCCTTTATCAAACTGCCACAGTGCTTGCTGAAACAATATGCCATTCGGAAGCAGGGTATCGCTAGAGGCCCGTTCATTATCAGGATTAGCATCTTCAAATCGTTCATGTAAACAGAAAGAACATAACTGATGCTTTTTCTGCGTATTTTCATGCCCACAACAGACACAGACATTGGGAAAGGCAATTTGGGAAAATCCGGCTACTATTGAACTGAATATAGACATTCGGTTTGAGTTCTATTAAGCTCTTTTTATATATAAGACCGCCCGGGCATTGATATCCTTACAAAGGATCTTGCCAAAAAACTTTTGCCTACCACTATATTTGTTTAGATTTACGACACTTTAATGGTCCCATTATATAAACTTGATCATCTTCTATGCCATCACTTGGAAATGACTTGGCCAATATTCGTAAAGAGCAAAAGCTGACACTTAATGATATTTATGAGGTCACAAAAATTCCTAAACATATTCTCAATGCCATAGAAGATGAAACCATCTTTTCGGAGTTTGAGAAAAATCCTACATATATACGAAGTTATATACGTAGCTATGCCAAAGCTCTTTCTATTAAAGAAGAAAAAATCATTTATGCCTTAGACAAAAGGCAAAAAAATGATTACCAGGGCTCACTCCAAGAGCTATTGGAAAGCGATGCTAAACAAAGCGTTGAACCAGATGATGATGAAAAAAGTCTCCAACCAACGGAAGAGAAAGCCCCTGAAGAAGAAAATGAAGAATCAGTCGAAGGTACTTCTGCCCCGATTGCCAAACCCAGCACCCTCGAATCGGAATCTGATGTCCATTCTGTTGACTGGGTAGATATGGGACGTCGTTTTCAACCACTGGAATCCACAAAATCGAAAGTATGGGTCGGTATTATAGCTATTATTATTATCGTTGTGTCTGGCACCTATCTATATTTTTATAATTTTCAGAATGCCGAGACTCCACCCAAAAATAACGATGACCAGCAATCAACGGAAGTAGCCAAAGAAGCGATTGCCAGTGACTCGTTACAGCTGGATATTGTTCCCTCCCCCGAATCTAATACGGATACCATGTCGGAGAGTACTATTACTACAGAAGAAAACGAATCTCTTACGTCCCTGCCTGATACTCTTACGATGGTAATTTATGCAGCCTACGGAAAACTGGAACCCGTTCGCGTATACTCTGATGTAACTGATAGCATTAATCCCTACTGGATTGAAAAATCGGAAGCGATACGCTTCGACTTTATAAATGAAATAGAAATAAGAGGACAATATAGTCGGATGGTTCTCTTGCTAAATGGTCATGTAATACCAAGTATTCGGGAAACGTTTTATAATCCTGATTCACGGTTACTAGAAATTAACCGTTCCTATTTTGAAGGTGACTCCACCTGGCTACAACCACCACCCGACTCGTTGAGCATTGATGCTCCCCCACCTTCCGTTATCAAGAACAGACCTACTTTTAATTGATTTAATGCACCACCAATAATGGATAAGAAACAGGCTAAGAAGCGTGTTGAAGTACTACGTGATCTATTAGAAAAAGCCAACAAAGCGTACTACCAAGATGCACACCCCTTCATTTCTGATAAAGAATTTGACGACTATCTTGCCGAATTAGAACAGTTAGAAAATCAATATAACCTTGCCACTCCAGACTCACCTACGCAGCGTGTGGGGGGAGAACCCAGCAGTGACTTCGAAACCGTAACACACCCTGTTCGGCTGCTAAGTCTCGACAATACATATAATGAAGATGAACTCAATGATTTTGACCGACGAGTAAGAGAGTTACTCGGACATAAGAATTACTCCTATATGGCTGAGCTCAAATTTGATGGAGCTGCCATCCGTCTGCGCTATGAGGATGGTGATCTTGTTTTGGGGGCAACACGAGGTGACGGAGAACGAGGCGATGATATAACGCGAAATGTCAAAACGATAAAAGATATTCCCCTTCACTTGAAAAATGGGTATCCCGACGTTGCAGAGATACGCGGTGAAGCTTATATAGAACGCGATGCATTTTTACGCTTGAACGAACACCGACAGCAACAAGGGTTAAATGCGTTTGCAAATCCCCGTAACTCTACAGCTGGATCACTTAAAATGCAAGATCCGCGCGAAGTTGCACGCCGTCCAATTCGTTTTTTCAGCTTCGATCTTATGACAGATAATGAGACGCCCATTACCCAATATAAAAAAATGGAGCTCCTCCAAGAGTATGGCCTAAGAGTTTGTAAGCATTACAAAAAGTGTGAAGATATAGCTGAAGTACATAATCAAATTGACCAATGGAAAGAGTTGCGGCATAACTTACCTTATGAGACAGACGGCGTTGTTATTAAAGTGAATGAAGATAAATACCGTGACCAATTGGGAAGTACTTCCAAAGCACCACGCTGGGCTATTGCTTATAAATTTGAAGCTGAACAGGCAACAACTGCTGTAAAAAATATTCGTCTGCAAGTTGGAAGATTAGGAAAAATTACCCCCGTTGCTGATTTTCAAGCTGTCGAACTGGCCGGTACCACCGTTAAGCACGCTTCGCTCCATAATGAAGACGAAATTCATCGTAAAGATATTCGTATAGGTGATCGTGTTGTTATAGAAAAAGCCGGTGAAATCATCCCTCAAGTAGTAAGTGTTGTTAATCCTGATCGGGAAAACCGAGAACCTCCCTTTAAAATGCCCGGTCATTGCCCGGCCTGTGGTGAAGAACTGACAAAGCTGGGAGAGGATATCGACTGGCGCTGCATTAATCCGGAGTGTCCTCCTCAGATACGTCAACGCATAGAACATTTTGCCTCACGTGATGCCCTGGATATTGAAGGACTGGGCGAAGCTGTTGTAGACCAACTCGTTTCAGAAGGACTTATTAGCACCTATGCCGATCTATATGAACTAGAAAAAGAAGAGCTGCTACCGTTAGAGCGAATGGCCGAAAAAAGTGCCCAAAATCTTCTTGATGCCATAGAAAGCAGCAAAGAACAGCCCTTGGACCGAGTCATATATGCCTTGGGCATTCGTTTTGTCGGTAAAACGGTAGCCCGTGACCTTGCGAATGGTTTCCAGACGATGGATGCTCTCATGGACGCCGACGAAGAAACATTGGGCGAAATTGACTCTATTGGTCCCAAAATTGCTGAATCTGTCGTTACCTTTTTTGAACAAGAACATAATCGACAGATGGTAAAAACCCTTCGCGAACACGGACTTACATTTAGGATGGAGGAACAAAAACAATCATCCCAAAAACTAAAAGGGAAAAAACTGGTTTTAACCGGCAGCCTACCTTCTTTTACCCGGAAAGAAGCCACAGAACTCATTGAGAAACACGGGGGAAAAAGAACCTCCTCGGTGAGTGGAAATACCGATTATTTACTTAAAGGTGATTCACCCGGAAGTAAATATGACAAAGCTCGTGAATTAGGAATTGAAATTATCGAAGAAGACGACTTTCTAAAGCTTATTGATAAAAAGCAATAATCCTCAAATAGTTTGGGAATATGAATTCGGGTTGGTATAATTTTGTATTCGAAGTATCTTAGTGTAATTAATCAACGTTTCGCGGGTACATTTTTCGCCCAATAAACGGACCTAATCGATATTATGAATATTCTTGAAAAGCTGGGGCTAGCCCCCAAGAAGCGGCGAGGAGCACCTGTTATAGGTGAAAAAAAGAAAAAACAGGAAAAGGCTTCCTCGTTACGCTATAACAATTATATACAGGGATTTATCCTTTTTGGCTTTCTTGCTGTCCTTATCTTTTCAGTACCTCATGCCTCCTTTAAAGAACCTATAAATTACAGTGTAGGTGAACCATGGCGAGCCGATGACCTTACTGCTCCCTTCACTTTCCCTATCCAAAAGAGCAGTGAACAAATTGAAAAAGAACGACAGACTATTCGGGAAACCACTCCCCCTATATTCCATACCGACAATAGTGCCAAAGTTGAAATTCAGGCCAAACTGGACTCTCTTTTCCAGCATATGCAACCTCTTGCCGAAAGCTACAAACAGTGGCAAGCAACCAAAGAGAATATTCAAAATGCACAACGCGACAGTATCCGTTTTAACAATCTTAAAAATCAAGCACCCGTAAAACTTCCTGATAAAAGCTGGAATATTCTAATTGACAATTACTATGCTCTTCAAGGCAATACACCAACAGGCAATGAAACCGGCGACCAGTTTACTGCAGTCAACCTAGAAATGCAGCTTAAAAATCTGGTGAATGATATGCTTGATGATGGGGTCATCAGTATTACTAAAGATGAACTTTCTAATGATGAAATAACGGTTAGAAATCTTAACCAGCGAACAGAACAAACATTTAACCTCGTGAATGTGCGGGATATGCCCGAAGCACAGGAATATGCAAAATATCGAATTTCCAGAAACTACTACGAAGAACTGGCAAATGTTGCTACACAAATATTCAACAGGGTTATTCAACCTAACCTCATTTTTAATAAGAAAGAAACGCAGCAGAAAATTGAGGAAGCGATGGCTGATATTTCTACCTCAAAGGGAGCCGTAGCACAGGGACAGGTAATTATACGACGGGGCGATATCGTCACGGAAAAGAAATATAACATGCTACAGAGTCTTGCCAAAGCAAGAGCCCAAAATGCCAGCACAACCGAATTGTGGTTACGGTATGGCGGTGATGTTCTGGTGATCATGGCCATTCTCACCATCTTCTTCTTTTACCTATACCTATACAGACGACATATTTTTTCTAATAATGCCATGTTATTATTGGTTGTTATTGCTATGTCTCTTATTTGTATAGGAAGTTCTATAGTATACGACATCGAAAATATTTCTCCCTATATAGTGCCTGTAGCAATAGCCCCCATCATATTGACCATTATTTTTGACTCACGGGTTGGTTTACTTGCCACCTTTACGCTGGCTTTGCTTACCGGTCTCATCAATGGCAATAATTTCGAATATAT includes:
- the ligA gene encoding NAD-dependent DNA ligase LigA, which translates into the protein MDKKQAKKRVEVLRDLLEKANKAYYQDAHPFISDKEFDDYLAELEQLENQYNLATPDSPTQRVGGEPSSDFETVTHPVRLLSLDNTYNEDELNDFDRRVRELLGHKNYSYMAELKFDGAAIRLRYEDGDLVLGATRGDGERGDDITRNVKTIKDIPLHLKNGYPDVAEIRGEAYIERDAFLRLNEHRQQQGLNAFANPRNSTAGSLKMQDPREVARRPIRFFSFDLMTDNETPITQYKKMELLQEYGLRVCKHYKKCEDIAEVHNQIDQWKELRHNLPYETDGVVIKVNEDKYRDQLGSTSKAPRWAIAYKFEAEQATTAVKNIRLQVGRLGKITPVADFQAVELAGTTVKHASLHNEDEIHRKDIRIGDRVVIEKAGEIIPQVVSVVNPDRENREPPFKMPGHCPACGEELTKLGEDIDWRCINPECPPQIRQRIEHFASRDALDIEGLGEAVVDQLVSEGLISTYADLYELEKEELLPLERMAEKSAQNLLDAIESSKEQPLDRVIYALGIRFVGKTVARDLANGFQTMDALMDADEETLGEIDSIGPKIAESVVTFFEQEHNRQMVKTLREHGLTFRMEEQKQSSQKLKGKKLVLTGSLPSFTRKEATELIEKHGGKRTSSVSGNTDYLLKGDSPGSKYDKARELGIEIIEEDDFLKLIDKKQ
- a CDS encoding histidine phosphatase family protein — its product is MALTNIYLARHGQTEYNRLNQIQGRGIDASLNDTGHRQARAIATCFENIKLHQLFSSSLKRSFETAQVVGDIHDLKPKSYADLDEMDFGPLEGRPISEIESKLEELHNKWKAGDTAFAYEQAESPEMVLRRATERIEKIMNEQQGNNLLFILHGRLIRILVSHWLQYGLTGMHKVPHTNGALYHLKWNGSVFKPIYLNRTAHLENDSEKKG
- a CDS encoding helix-turn-helix domain-containing protein, with product MPSLGNDLANIRKEQKLTLNDIYEVTKIPKHILNAIEDETIFSEFEKNPTYIRSYIRSYAKALSIKEEKIIYALDKRQKNDYQGSLQELLESDAKQSVEPDDDEKSLQPTEEKAPEEENEESVEGTSAPIAKPSTLESESDVHSVDWVDMGRRFQPLESTKSKVWVGIIAIIIIVVSGTYLYFYNFQNAETPPKNNDDQQSTEVAKEAIASDSLQLDIVPSPESNTDTMSESTITTEENESLTSLPDTLTMVIYAAYGKLEPVRVYSDVTDSINPYWIEKSEAIRFDFINEIEIRGQYSRMVLLLNGHVIPSIRETFYNPDSRLLEINRSYFEGDSTWLQPPPDSLSIDAPPPSVIKNRPTFN
- a CDS encoding HD family phosphohydrolase, producing the protein MNILEKLGLAPKKRRGAPVIGEKKKKQEKASSLRYNNYIQGFILFGFLAVLIFSVPHASFKEPINYSVGEPWRADDLTAPFTFPIQKSSEQIEKERQTIRETTPPIFHTDNSAKVEIQAKLDSLFQHMQPLAESYKQWQATKENIQNAQRDSIRFNNLKNQAPVKLPDKSWNILIDNYYALQGNTPTGNETGDQFTAVNLEMQLKNLVNDMLDDGVISITKDELSNDEITVRNLNQRTEQTFNLVNVRDMPEAQEYAKYRISRNYYEELANVATQIFNRVIQPNLIFNKKETQQKIEEAMADISTSKGAVAQGQVIIRRGDIVTEKKYNMLQSLAKARAQNASTTELWLRYGGDVLVIMAILTIFFFYLYLYRRHIFSNNAMLLLVVIAMSLICIGSSIVYDIENISPYIVPVAIAPIILTIIFDSRVGLLATFTLALLTGLINGNNFEYITATTVACSLGLFSVRDIKKRSQFFFTTPGIVFISYAIVILGFNMTSFNSWSHLGNELFFVGINAIFILFTYPLILLFEKTFKVTTDFTLIELSDTNLPMLKQLMTRAPGTFHHSLQVSNLAEAAAGAIRANALLCRVGGLYHDIGKMENPGYFTENQTETNEHDNLKPRMSALVIKAHVTNGVKLAEEQGLPDVVIDFIKTHHGTSLIKFFWDKAQKQADEDKKEIREEDFRYDGPLPQTKETGILLLADCIEASSRAMKDPNYQKLENLIDRMVDERVNEGQLSKTPLTFQDIHAIKETFLNILVGIYHSRVDYPDDEEKEQDHDKVIKEKPSADSGEEIPKHPEAPESPPPVDEYYNS
- a CDS encoding ComF family protein, whose protein sequence is MSIFSSIVAGFSQIAFPNVCVCCGHENTQKKHQLCSFCLHERFEDANPDNERASSDTLLPNGILFQQALWQFDKGGVLQHLLHQLKYHRLTTIGSDLGGKLGERVARNTDLNNLLMAQEVQLLPVPLHYLKYRYRGFNQAFKIAKGFCEGYRDIPICNRGDVIRHKNTRTQTGFSLDQRLQNMAGAFEVKNCSAVKNKIVVIIDDVFTTGATTFELSKTVQEAGAQSVIILTVAQA